One halophilic archaeon DL31 genomic region harbors:
- a CDS encoding protein of unknown function DUF1156 (PFAM: Protein of unknown function DUF1156~KEGG: hma:pNG6187 hypothetical protein) yields the protein MTNKENPETLTPLKVEDELPVKAVGIECLKESNPETMSPHRYLQKWWARRPTAAARLAVLASVLPSDVTNDELLQYLQIGPRSSEHLSKGISDYVIEKRATQSSSSKRLSEHYGYELPLKSTPKDSELEEIHNRVREVWDGELPTVFDPTAGGGTIPLEALRYGLPVRANELNPVAWLINKVILDFAPNEGSLEDDVRKWANKIDLRVSEELAEYYPREREGYEPTYYFRAYSIECPSCGYRLPLSNRWWFKKDTGSTGHAIKPTPHEDHIEYEYLKIEPSSNYDFDPSDGTVQSGDAECINCGVVTESNDVKSRLRDGNFEFEVCGVKEIEISGNDSKYRASTKADRDAIAKAVSDIESSLSLSTLLTSDVPDGNETSRAKSYGITQWRDFFTPRQLLAHGTYLQAFEEVKPEIEAEYSDSRTKAILSILTLIPSKLISRTSRLCPINLPYGAPENMMGTNNYSFKWQFGENNPTVGNYSYERMLESRRGVLASYEHVVDFVSDIDNPDIELHQKDARTLELDEKVEAVVIDPPYGDNVMYSELSDVFYVWHRLYLGEVYPQVYSQTLTDKQAEAVENISRYSDDDVSSDSSVTSRRELARRDYEEKMSNIFSQTYKNLKDGGVLTVYFTDKESDAWDSLTMSLINSKFTITATHTITSEVPNRVAMQGSASADSTLLLTCRKPIDSRQHEEQVASLWSDVREEIRTAAQDKATELLNSELNLTKTDTIISAFGPTLRVFTENYPVVDKHDNTVRPKKALEEARTAVVEVLVNRELVESLDNVDSLSTWYVLSWLVYERESIPYDDARQLGLGVGVDVDDIKTETKIWSKSGATLILKGQSYRVRDYTALEAGEKRRKRAYPVDPRDKSFNYAIDAIHATLNVMTTKGSDFTWNWLNDRGLQDNVAFTRTIKTLLQVLPENNEDREILVNLLSGETGDLLDIDIGPLTHQNSNKRDNKTTLTDF from the coding sequence ATGACAAACAAAGAGAATCCAGAGACACTGACTCCGCTGAAAGTAGAAGATGAGCTGCCTGTCAAGGCAGTCGGTATTGAATGCCTAAAGGAAAGCAATCCAGAGACCATGTCGCCTCATCGTTATTTGCAGAAATGGTGGGCACGCCGACCGACTGCTGCTGCTCGATTAGCCGTTCTTGCATCAGTATTACCTAGCGATGTAACCAACGACGAGCTTCTCCAATATTTGCAGATAGGGCCACGGAGTTCCGAACATCTATCGAAAGGAATCAGTGATTATGTAATTGAGAAACGAGCGACTCAGAGTAGTTCATCCAAGAGGTTGAGTGAACACTATGGATATGAACTACCTCTTAAAAGTACACCTAAAGATTCAGAACTTGAAGAGATTCATAATAGAGTTCGAGAGGTTTGGGATGGCGAACTTCCAACTGTATTTGACCCCACTGCAGGTGGTGGCACAATACCATTAGAGGCCCTACGATACGGTTTGCCTGTTAGAGCAAATGAACTTAACCCAGTTGCTTGGCTTATAAATAAGGTCATACTTGACTTTGCACCGAATGAAGGGTCTCTTGAAGACGATGTAAGAAAGTGGGCGAATAAGATTGACTTACGAGTGAGTGAGGAGTTAGCTGAGTACTACCCACGTGAGAGAGAAGGTTACGAACCCACATATTACTTCAGAGCCTACAGTATTGAATGTCCTTCGTGCGGGTATCGATTACCTCTTAGTAACCGCTGGTGGTTCAAAAAAGACACTGGCTCAACTGGTCATGCTATCAAACCTACCCCACATGAAGACCATATAGAGTACGAGTATCTCAAAATAGAACCATCTTCAAACTATGATTTCGACCCTTCTGATGGGACAGTTCAGTCAGGAGATGCTGAATGTATAAATTGTGGTGTTGTTACGGAAAGTAATGATGTGAAATCTCGGCTACGCGATGGGAACTTTGAATTTGAAGTTTGTGGAGTTAAAGAGATAGAGATTTCGGGTAACGATTCGAAATACAGGGCATCAACTAAAGCAGATAGGGACGCAATAGCCAAAGCGGTTTCTGATATCGAATCCTCGCTTTCGCTCAGTACATTATTAACATCTGATGTTCCAGATGGGAATGAAACGAGCAGAGCAAAGTCATACGGCATCACTCAATGGCGAGATTTCTTTACACCCCGCCAACTATTGGCCCATGGAACGTATCTACAAGCTTTTGAGGAAGTGAAGCCCGAGATTGAGGCAGAGTATTCGGACAGTCGAACAAAGGCTATTCTGAGCATCCTCACACTAATTCCGAGCAAATTGATTTCACGAACATCTCGACTATGCCCAATTAATTTGCCATATGGTGCACCCGAGAATATGATGGGCACAAATAATTATTCATTCAAATGGCAATTTGGGGAGAATAATCCTACAGTAGGTAATTACAGCTATGAGCGGATGCTAGAGAGTCGCCGAGGTGTTCTTGCGTCATATGAACACGTCGTTGATTTTGTAAGTGATATTGACAATCCAGATATTGAGCTTCATCAAAAAGATGCTAGAACGTTAGAATTAGATGAAAAGGTAGAAGCAGTTGTTATTGACCCACCATACGGAGATAACGTAATGTACTCCGAATTATCTGACGTGTTCTATGTTTGGCATCGTCTCTATCTAGGGGAGGTTTATCCACAAGTCTACTCACAGACTTTGACGGACAAACAAGCAGAAGCTGTAGAGAATATATCTCGCTACTCCGATGATGATGTCTCGTCCGATAGCTCCGTTACTTCAAGACGAGAACTTGCTCGTAGGGATTACGAAGAAAAGATGTCGAACATCTTTTCACAGACGTATAAAAATCTCAAGGATGGTGGGGTATTAACAGTATACTTTACAGATAAGGAATCAGATGCTTGGGACTCGTTAACAATGTCTCTCATCAATTCTAAATTCACTATTACTGCTACACACACAATCACGAGTGAGGTCCCCAATAGAGTAGCAATGCAGGGGAGTGCGTCTGCAGACAGCACTCTATTGCTAACTTGCCGGAAACCAATAGATTCCAGACAACATGAAGAGCAAGTGGCGAGTTTATGGAGCGATGTTAGAGAAGAGATTAGAACTGCTGCACAAGATAAGGCAACTGAACTCCTGAATTCCGAACTTAATTTGACTAAAACAGATACAATCATTAGTGCCTTCGGACCGACTCTGCGAGTATTTACTGAAAACTATCCGGTCGTCGACAAGCATGATAATACAGTTAGACCAAAGAAAGCACTTGAAGAAGCTAGGACTGCTGTAGTTGAAGTCTTAGTTAACCGTGAGCTGGTAGAGAGCCTAGATAATGTCGATAGTTTATCTACATGGTATGTCCTATCGTGGTTAGTGTATGAGCGTGAATCAATACCCTATGATGATGCCCGCCAACTGGGTCTAGGCGTCGGAGTTGATGTAGATGACATAAAAACCGAGACAAAAATCTGGAGTAAGAGTGGTGCTACTCTCATTCTGAAAGGACAATCATACCGTGTTCGAGATTATACTGCCTTGGAAGCAGGAGAAAAAAGGCGTAAGAGAGCCTATCCAGTTGACCCCCGTGACAAATCCTTCAATTACGCCATTGACGCGATTCATGCTACACTTAATGTGATGACAACGAAGGGCTCCGATTTCACTTGGAACTGGTTAAATGACCGTGGATTGCAGGATAACGTTGCATTCACTCGGACAATAAAAACCCTGCTCCAAGTCCTCCCAGAGAATAATGAGGATAGAGAAATACTTGTTAATCTATTGTCCGGAGAAACAGGTGACCTGCTTGACATCGATATTGGCCCTCTCACACATCAAAATAGCAATAAAAGAGACAATAAAACAACATTGACTGACTTCTAA
- a CDS encoding helicase domain-containing protein (KEGG: hma:pNG6185 putative DEAD/H helicase~PFAM: DNA/RNA helicase, C-terminal; SNF2-related~SMART: DNA/RNA helicase, C-terminal; DEAD-like helicase, N-terminal), with translation MTFQNLQWKRVYESTFQGKNSLVGQFYRPLLSKATQYDRLAGYLSLQNLADALHGIESAFESDGKIRIIASKQLSQENKPVLTDDAPLSEEGESRLALIAQMLDEGRLQIKIGEPRNNSDSGIFHPKLGIATDADENRITFEGSINETYNAWYRNYERFKVHRSWDEVENEYVKEDVKTFDRLWNEEHEDVEVTDIDEAIERDILDWQPESDEEVEEHVERLKKSSEPPASEATTSRIVNERDLLPGALHIAEDISSIEPWPHQRVIADTAASIYPESLLFCDEVGLGKTIEAGLTISRLLTIGEVSDALLLVPATVQPQWQEELLEKFNINAYSYEYSGAQRVLRDAYGIEHPLSDYETIDAWQDSHIGEFVSDRDEPTVILASWHTARRTQNMGMFSPAIHWQEENLGEPPTDRFEWDLTLVDEAHHGREGTNLYDLFTELQHDTACNYILTATPMQLEITELFDLLRLCDLPDGWNDRESFDTYFEMQQDLAEALNEINANGSTTVEEVLPDLASKWNYEPYEGITHLRTWVGMIQTFVQEHDDVEEWVGERVDNSGFGLSERRRLNRVLGTGKLGPRDWEDKFSNLSVDSLHFLLELGEETTPVKSRVFRNTRQTLRMCQQAGLLDQNIPRRDIETRSVELGDAEPLYDRVETYISDVYDQSKKLLEGKERTALGFVMTTYRQRLTSSLHAIEESLKRRRENLRSDLRDASEISESDLETGDIAGREEVLRREYGLRVDQIGANSPAGERVRQFELSELEAFIAQLYDVPEDPKLEQLIQDLTELSARGRDTVIIFTQYMDTLDAIKEKVCLSHSDVGTYSGSGGEIYDSDNKEWRAVSKERVKREFTDQDRDLSILVCTDSASEGLNLQTTSAQINYDLPWNPQKVEQRIGRIDRIGQQNKKVLIWNYVYENTVEEDIYERLGERIHLFEQAVGPLRPILDGLEGEVQKAAMGDTTKSGEDIATDAESQSEKAKQKSKQVGLAQDLDEIKAEDIIEEAKLYGWTDSHPDVGRVGYPDRPFDPLVTPDVVKRLFTQSQVLRNKGWTFEMLDRQLTEDEDAPYQKLYRLNIPEDSDPPISSDPPEDTVQSLFTDSNEVLVSFDPEVLEWYPSVVIPLPQQELFEYLLSELIDELDETIENEVVRVAGSIENGSSKIWTEPSAQTPARVATYATEAQRRLTLDVPLPSSETAKSSIERWLVGYD, from the coding sequence ATGACCTTTCAGAATCTCCAGTGGAAACGTGTTTACGAGAGTACTTTTCAGGGAAAAAATTCGTTAGTAGGACAATTTTATCGACCGTTATTGTCTAAGGCGACACAGTATGACCGTTTGGCAGGTTATCTAAGCCTTCAAAATCTCGCGGATGCGCTTCATGGAATTGAATCAGCTTTTGAATCGGATGGGAAAATCCGAATTATCGCATCAAAACAGCTGAGTCAAGAAAATAAGCCCGTTCTGACCGATGATGCACCTCTTTCGGAGGAGGGCGAGTCAAGGCTTGCCCTCATTGCACAAATGTTGGATGAAGGGCGTCTCCAAATCAAAATTGGTGAACCTCGAAACAACTCTGACTCAGGTATATTCCATCCAAAGCTTGGCATCGCAACCGATGCGGACGAAAACCGAATCACGTTCGAGGGGAGCATCAACGAAACATACAACGCGTGGTACCGCAACTACGAGCGATTCAAAGTCCACCGTTCGTGGGACGAGGTTGAGAACGAGTACGTCAAAGAAGACGTGAAAACCTTCGACCGACTCTGGAATGAAGAACACGAAGATGTAGAGGTCACAGATATCGATGAGGCCATTGAGAGAGATATCCTCGACTGGCAGCCGGAATCTGACGAGGAAGTCGAAGAACACGTTGAACGACTAAAGAAGTCGAGTGAACCTCCTGCATCTGAGGCCACGACTAGTCGTATCGTAAATGAACGCGACCTTCTACCTGGTGCACTCCACATTGCTGAGGACATCAGCTCGATTGAGCCATGGCCACATCAGCGTGTCATCGCCGACACGGCAGCAAGCATCTACCCCGAGAGCCTTCTCTTCTGCGACGAGGTGGGGCTCGGGAAAACTATTGAAGCCGGACTCACTATCTCTCGACTCCTTACCATCGGTGAGGTGAGCGATGCATTGTTACTCGTTCCAGCTACTGTCCAGCCGCAGTGGCAGGAGGAGCTTCTGGAGAAATTCAACATCAATGCCTACTCCTACGAGTATAGTGGCGCACAACGTGTCCTCCGCGATGCCTATGGAATTGAACACCCACTATCTGATTACGAGACTATCGATGCATGGCAAGACTCACATATTGGAGAATTCGTCTCCGACCGTGACGAACCAACGGTCATCCTTGCGTCATGGCACACAGCTCGACGCACGCAGAACATGGGAATGTTCTCTCCAGCTATCCACTGGCAAGAAGAGAATCTAGGCGAACCACCAACGGACCGATTTGAATGGGACCTGACTCTGGTGGATGAGGCTCACCACGGTCGTGAGGGAACGAATCTCTATGACTTGTTTACAGAATTACAACACGATACAGCTTGTAACTATATTCTGACCGCCACACCGATGCAGCTCGAAATCACTGAGCTGTTCGACCTCCTGCGTCTCTGTGACCTGCCAGACGGTTGGAACGACCGAGAATCGTTCGACACGTACTTTGAGATGCAACAGGACCTCGCTGAGGCTCTCAACGAAATCAATGCCAACGGGTCCACGACCGTTGAGGAGGTTCTCCCCGACCTCGCGTCGAAGTGGAACTATGAGCCGTATGAAGGTATTACTCACCTCCGCACATGGGTAGGAATGATTCAGACATTCGTTCAAGAGCACGATGATGTTGAAGAGTGGGTTGGGGAGCGAGTGGACAATAGTGGGTTTGGACTGAGCGAACGTCGTCGACTCAATCGAGTTCTCGGAACTGGAAAGCTTGGACCTCGTGACTGGGAGGATAAGTTCTCGAATCTTTCAGTAGATAGTCTTCACTTCCTTCTTGAACTAGGTGAGGAGACAACCCCAGTGAAGTCCCGTGTGTTCCGGAACACTCGTCAGACTCTTCGGATGTGTCAGCAGGCAGGACTCCTTGACCAGAATATTCCTCGCCGCGATATAGAGACCCGTTCGGTCGAGCTTGGAGACGCTGAGCCGCTCTATGACCGCGTAGAGACGTACATTAGCGACGTGTACGACCAATCAAAAAAGTTGCTCGAAGGTAAAGAGAGGACGGCACTTGGGTTCGTGATGACGACCTATCGGCAACGGCTCACTTCAAGCCTACACGCTATTGAGGAGTCTCTCAAGCGTCGTCGAGAGAATCTTCGCTCTGACCTTCGAGATGCGTCCGAGATTTCGGAAAGTGACCTTGAAACAGGGGATATCGCTGGTCGAGAAGAGGTGCTTCGTCGTGAATACGGTCTAAGAGTGGACCAAATCGGTGCAAACAGCCCTGCTGGTGAACGGGTCCGTCAATTCGAACTGAGCGAACTTGAGGCCTTCATTGCGCAACTTTACGACGTTCCCGAGGACCCGAAGCTGGAGCAGTTGATACAGGACTTGACTGAATTGAGCGCAAGGGGTCGGGACACAGTTATCATATTCACCCAGTACATGGACACTCTCGATGCCATCAAGGAGAAGGTCTGCCTGAGTCACAGCGACGTTGGTACGTACTCCGGTAGTGGTGGCGAAATATATGACTCGGATAATAAGGAGTGGAGAGCAGTCTCGAAAGAACGAGTAAAGCGTGAATTCACCGACCAAGACAGAGATTTATCTATTCTTGTCTGCACTGATTCGGCTAGTGAAGGACTCAATTTACAGACGACATCTGCACAAATTAACTACGATTTGCCATGGAATCCCCAGAAGGTAGAACAGAGGATAGGTCGGATTGATAGGATAGGACAGCAGAATAAGAAGGTCCTAATATGGAACTATGTCTACGAAAATACTGTCGAAGAAGACATCTACGAGCGTCTAGGTGAGCGTATCCATCTGTTTGAGCAAGCAGTCGGCCCTCTCCGTCCGATTTTGGATGGGTTAGAAGGTGAAGTCCAGAAGGCTGCAATGGGAGATACGACAAAGTCAGGCGAGGATATTGCCACAGATGCGGAATCCCAATCAGAAAAGGCCAAGCAGAAATCGAAACAGGTTGGACTAGCACAAGACCTCGACGAAATCAAAGCCGAGGATATAATCGAGGAAGCCAAGCTCTACGGTTGGACGGATTCACACCCTGACGTGGGCCGTGTCGGGTATCCTGACCGGCCATTCGACCCGCTTGTCACTCCAGATGTCGTGAAACGGCTCTTTACCCAGAGTCAGGTCCTTCGAAACAAGGGGTGGACGTTCGAGATGCTTGACCGGCAGCTAACCGAAGATGAAGATGCCCCCTATCAGAAGCTCTACCGACTAAATATCCCCGAAGATTCGGACCCACCAATATCGAGTGACCCACCCGAGGACACAGTACAATCACTGTTTACTGACTCGAATGAAGTGTTGGTATCGTTTGACCCGGAGGTGCTGGAATGGTATCCGTCAGTAGTGATACCACTACCACAACAGGAGTTGTTCGAATACCTACTAAGCGAACTTATTGATGAACTAGATGAGACTATTGAAAACGAGGTAGTTCGGGTTGCAGGTTCCATTGAAAATGGGTCGTCGAAAATTTGGACGGAACCATCGGCACAAACTCCAGCGAGAGTAGCCACTTATGCAACTGAGGCACAACGGAGGCTCACGCTAGACGTACCGCTACCGAGTTCTGAAACCGCGAAGAGTAGTATCGAACGCTGGTTAGTAGGGTACGATTAA
- a CDS encoding hypothetical protein (KEGG: hma:pNG6188 hypothetical protein): MSIEAESFAYGSSMYGGRPTFALTRRLGDNAGITLYELVPEDLADGRQKRFRKANSNRKLTRVPVTDAVPDVREDSNGVLNFSQIGAPSARTPNNWKWEDWCALKITTLSNSRQQAVHKLIHDVMDDSGINSDFVTRGEGSVLITEGAGIRLTIAFLAMKRLQKYEKLTAVSDSIARMSLEECYYWHAKCRSPSSPNGVKALRVLLADDY, translated from the coding sequence ATGAGTATTGAGGCAGAGTCGTTCGCATACGGTAGTAGTATGTACGGCGGTCGGCCAACGTTTGCACTGACACGCCGATTAGGAGACAATGCTGGTATCACGTTATACGAACTCGTTCCCGAAGACCTTGCAGACGGACGCCAGAAGCGTTTTCGTAAGGCCAACAGTAATCGCAAACTTACCCGAGTACCCGTTACAGATGCAGTTCCAGACGTGAGGGAAGATTCGAACGGAGTACTCAACTTTTCACAAATAGGAGCACCGTCGGCCCGTACACCAAATAATTGGAAATGGGAGGACTGGTGTGCTCTGAAAATCACGACACTGTCGAACAGCCGTCAGCAAGCTGTTCACAAGCTTATTCATGATGTAATGGATGACAGTGGAATTAATTCTGATTTCGTAACTCGTGGAGAAGGTTCCGTTCTGATAACCGAAGGAGCTGGAATACGTTTGACTATTGCGTTTTTAGCGATGAAGCGCCTCCAGAAGTACGAAAAGTTAACTGCGGTTTCAGATAGTATTGCACGAATGAGCCTTGAAGAGTGCTATTATTGGCATGCGAAATGCCGGTCTCCATCGAGTCCTAACGGTGTAAAAGCACTTAGAGTTTTACTCGCAGACGATTATTAA
- a CDS encoding hypothetical protein (KEGG: hma:pNG6189 hypothetical protein), translating into MAPQIPTLFKSCIPHDDVLSGTLSENEFAAKLSDVVFQQDDAPDIYADPETFFSKTYATDGLQTLLTLLAKRYTGQVKGDFSGEDGLLSLDTVFGGGKTHSQIAAYHLSRNPEVIEDLGEYIVDDDAREEFEEIKDELSVRTAVFEGGYVSATNAKCNKNDENAPNTQTMWGELAYQLGGADGYAQFSEYDNDRIAPGESDITELFESLDDPGLVLIDEVAQYFEQAAAVGVEDSTLADQTNSFLWSLMRASQNTDAVTVILSVSSTAFEDRAKDVQELIDDLDDISERTEHSVTPTDDDEVAAVLRHRLFESVDEGVAAKVAEEYQSYYRDFKDELPDRVTKAEFRDQLERTYPFHPTLIDLLGKEIDTLPSFQRTRGALKLVSRAVHRIWNDRETNEERHYVRTFDMHPSDDHVWSTLLDLFEHIEQDLRTASKSDIYTNDGKAACQYEDDNWTPMGHPPIATNLGTSILWKSIVSGGNRGRGVTRRKLWEMILEPGVELDHYRDALKNLNETGANPDTEAFFLYETENGLLRFKGEPKISKLITNEAKQIEPGVARNRLEQTIRGALGGGVFETIYDPQAAYEVPDDYDTVRLCVMGFDAVTVTSDLDEPPQLLQTLANKTGSSPGSEKKRVYRNNIVFLVAGEQETDGALDHARRVKAMERILNGEAWETELNSAQRDDLDQRLQQESALLGESVRQSYRHLYYPDSGGLSNETVDSVNDSSDLHDIVFENLESLDKLITQDEGALGTTWFRNRIWQSEPDSMTTLDIRKLVAKRTDIRILLDPRPLRATIRAVTTSDMSTYIFWDDTTGEGYCSEGMTVNTPEGEKTLSEADQMLTDLPMSSVLISEDHIVYGSGEKLLAAHTLDFPEEVDDGGEGGSEGGGEGGGEGGTKGGDVTGGSGGRGVTKPPKRSELSFNVSTDSPSAIAGAFSEVNSAIDQKKMRLRDDYDVSSSDIVVVVETIEIELEGDQVWERAWFISNKLKDLDSIGEATSIVFEYVAQGADTSTSVFEAGFEGSASEFANHFGTNHIPESFISAGGDSEGEAVLIIDTETMDDNTREATLDKLQEALESLGGIKNVELVVSGIVKEASDQNKEVSP; encoded by the coding sequence ATGGCACCACAAATTCCAACACTTTTCAAGTCGTGCATTCCACACGACGACGTGCTGTCAGGGACACTCTCGGAAAATGAGTTCGCTGCTAAGCTTTCCGATGTGGTGTTCCAGCAGGACGACGCTCCGGATATCTATGCAGACCCAGAGACGTTCTTTAGCAAAACTTACGCGACAGACGGTCTTCAGACACTTCTCACACTACTTGCTAAACGGTACACTGGGCAAGTAAAGGGTGATTTCAGTGGTGAAGACGGACTCCTCTCACTCGATACTGTCTTCGGAGGTGGGAAGACACACTCACAGATAGCCGCGTATCACCTCTCTCGAAACCCGGAAGTCATCGAAGACCTCGGAGAGTATATTGTCGACGATGACGCGCGTGAAGAATTCGAGGAAATCAAAGACGAACTTTCCGTGAGAACGGCCGTCTTTGAGGGAGGGTACGTCAGTGCTACTAATGCGAAGTGCAACAAGAACGACGAAAATGCCCCGAACACACAGACGATGTGGGGCGAACTCGCGTATCAGTTAGGTGGTGCCGACGGGTACGCACAGTTCAGTGAATACGACAACGACCGTATTGCTCCCGGAGAGTCAGATATTACAGAACTGTTTGAGTCACTTGATGACCCTGGGCTTGTACTTATTGATGAAGTCGCCCAATATTTCGAACAAGCAGCTGCAGTCGGTGTCGAGGACTCTACGCTGGCTGACCAGACGAATTCTTTCCTCTGGTCGCTGATGCGTGCCAGCCAAAATACAGACGCTGTAACCGTTATTCTCTCTGTATCCTCAACCGCGTTCGAAGACCGAGCAAAAGATGTCCAAGAGCTCATCGATGACCTTGACGACATATCCGAGCGGACTGAGCACTCTGTCACACCCACCGATGACGACGAAGTCGCGGCAGTCCTTCGTCACCGCCTGTTTGAATCAGTCGACGAGGGAGTAGCTGCAAAAGTTGCAGAGGAGTACCAGTCGTACTACCGAGACTTCAAGGACGAACTCCCAGACAGAGTAACGAAAGCAGAATTCCGTGACCAACTCGAACGAACGTATCCATTCCACCCGACGCTCATCGACCTCCTTGGAAAAGAGATTGACACACTTCCAAGCTTCCAACGTACACGGGGTGCCCTCAAACTCGTCTCACGGGCTGTCCATCGAATCTGGAATGACCGAGAGACAAACGAGGAGCGCCACTACGTTCGGACGTTCGACATGCATCCCTCGGACGACCACGTTTGGTCGACGCTACTTGACCTTTTCGAGCACATCGAGCAGGACCTCCGGACAGCCTCTAAATCAGACATTTACACGAATGATGGGAAGGCAGCCTGCCAGTACGAAGACGATAACTGGACGCCGATGGGCCATCCACCGATTGCGACCAACCTCGGGACAAGTATCCTGTGGAAAAGTATTGTTTCGGGTGGAAACCGTGGCCGAGGTGTAACACGGCGGAAACTCTGGGAGATGATTCTGGAGCCCGGTGTCGAACTGGACCACTATAGAGATGCGTTAAAGAATTTGAACGAGACAGGAGCGAATCCTGATACGGAGGCGTTCTTCCTTTACGAAACCGAAAATGGACTACTCCGTTTCAAAGGTGAGCCCAAGATTTCGAAGCTCATCACGAACGAGGCAAAGCAAATTGAGCCTGGTGTCGCTCGTAACCGCCTCGAACAGACTATTCGAGGTGCGCTTGGGGGTGGTGTGTTCGAGACTATATACGACCCACAAGCCGCCTATGAGGTTCCAGATGACTATGATACTGTCCGGCTTTGTGTGATGGGATTCGATGCAGTGACCGTAACTAGCGACCTCGACGAGCCACCACAACTACTGCAGACATTGGCGAACAAAACCGGGAGCTCACCGGGGTCAGAAAAGAAGCGGGTCTATCGGAATAACATAGTCTTCCTCGTTGCTGGCGAGCAGGAAACGGACGGTGCGCTTGACCACGCCCGTCGGGTGAAAGCGATGGAACGAATTCTCAACGGAGAAGCGTGGGAGACAGAGCTCAATAGTGCTCAGCGCGATGACCTTGACCAGCGTCTTCAACAAGAGTCCGCACTGCTCGGCGAATCTGTCCGTCAGTCCTATCGGCATCTCTACTACCCAGACTCGGGTGGATTGTCGAACGAAACTGTTGACTCCGTAAACGACAGCTCCGACCTCCACGACATCGTCTTCGAGAACCTCGAAAGTCTCGACAAGCTCATTACGCAGGACGAAGGCGCACTCGGGACGACGTGGTTCAGAAATCGCATCTGGCAGTCAGAGCCAGACTCAATGACAACGTTAGATATCCGCAAGCTCGTCGCAAAACGTACTGATATTCGTATTCTCCTTGACCCCAGACCGCTTCGGGCGACTATCCGCGCCGTCACTACGAGCGATATGTCGACATACATTTTCTGGGACGACACAACGGGAGAGGGATACTGCTCTGAAGGGATGACTGTAAACACACCTGAAGGAGAAAAAACACTCTCTGAAGCTGACCAAATGTTAACTGACCTCCCTATGTCGAGTGTTCTAATTAGTGAAGACCACATCGTCTATGGAAGTGGTGAGAAGTTGCTCGCTGCACACACTCTTGACTTCCCCGAAGAGGTAGATGATGGTGGGGAAGGTGGCAGTGAAGGCGGCGGCGAAGGCGGTGGCGAAGGTGGTACTAAAGGCGGAGACGTGACAGGTGGTAGCGGAGGTAGAGGAGTCACTAAGCCTCCAAAGCGTTCCGAGCTTTCATTCAACGTTAGTACGGACTCTCCGAGTGCTATTGCGGGGGCATTCTCTGAGGTGAACTCCGCTATTGACCAAAAGAAGATGCGGCTTCGGGATGACTATGACGTATCCAGCAGCGACATCGTAGTCGTCGTCGAAACCATCGAAATCGAACTAGAGGGAGACCAAGTTTGGGAGCGGGCATGGTTCATCTCAAATAAACTCAAAGATTTAGATAGTATTGGGGAAGCAACCTCCATTGTATTCGAATACGTCGCACAAGGTGCAGATACCTCCACTAGTGTCTTTGAGGCAGGTTTCGAGGGCTCTGCATCCGAGTTTGCCAACCATTTCGGGACGAATCACATTCCAGAGAGTTTCATTAGTGCCGGTGGAGATTCTGAAGGAGAAGCTGTCCTAATAATAGATACCGAAACGATGGATGATAACACCCGTGAGGCCACGCTTGACAAGTTACAGGAAGCGCTTGAAAGTCTCGGTGGGATTAAGAACGTCGAACTTGTTGTGTCTGGTATCGTAAAAGAAGCGTCGGACCAGAATAAAGAGGTGAGTCCATGA